The following proteins are co-located in the Candidatus Methylacidithermus pantelleriae genome:
- the rnhC gene encoding ribonuclease HIII has protein sequence MTNSSYTVRLSREEIEQLRHHLEQKDFLFEPLAHGYFRARKGTLHISAYHSGAVVVQGKGTNDFVSFVLEPEILGEARLGYEEELFPEWFEPHIGVDECGKGDFFGPLVVCAVYLERDSAKRLLAQGLRDSKRVKSAREIRRIARAIREELRGAFSTVTLGPPRYNALYRRFGNLNRMLAWAHAKAVEEVLRKLATTPSFVLLDQFSPHAASWVSRFLTKLEVPLRQKTHAEEDPAVAAASILARAVFLEKLAELGQKAGRELPKGSSGRVREVAKELAERLGKEGLAQLGKIHFTIFQELCSPTPSSPEIPSSGKENP, from the coding sequence GTGACCAATTCTTCCTATACGGTACGCCTGTCCCGAGAAGAGATCGAACAGCTCCGGCACCATTTGGAGCAAAAAGATTTTCTTTTTGAGCCCTTGGCCCACGGCTATTTCCGGGCCCGCAAAGGGACTCTTCACATTAGTGCATATCATTCCGGGGCTGTTGTAGTGCAGGGAAAGGGAACCAACGATTTTGTTTCGTTTGTTCTGGAACCTGAGATCCTGGGAGAAGCGAGGCTCGGTTACGAAGAGGAACTTTTCCCCGAATGGTTCGAACCCCACATTGGCGTCGATGAGTGCGGTAAGGGAGACTTTTTCGGGCCTCTGGTTGTCTGTGCGGTGTATCTGGAACGAGACTCCGCCAAAAGACTCCTGGCACAGGGACTGAGAGACTCCAAACGGGTCAAGAGTGCTCGGGAAATCCGCCGGATTGCCCGAGCCATTCGGGAAGAGCTCCGGGGGGCTTTTTCCACGGTGACATTAGGTCCGCCTCGATACAATGCGCTTTACCGCCGTTTCGGCAATCTCAATCGAATGCTTGCCTGGGCACACGCAAAGGCTGTCGAAGAAGTCCTCCGTAAACTGGCTACTACCCCTTCCTTTGTGCTTCTGGACCAGTTTAGCCCTCATGCGGCGAGTTGGGTCAGCCGCTTCCTGACCAAGCTCGAGGTTCCTCTCCGCCAAAAGACCCACGCAGAAGAGGACCCTGCCGTGGCCGCGGCCTCGATCCTGGCCCGAGCGGTTTTTCTAGAGAAACTTGCCGAACTGGGCCAAAAGGCAGGCCGGGAACTTCCCAAAGGATCCTCAGGAAGAGTACGAGAGGTCGCAAAAGAACTGGCCGAAAGACTCGGAAAGGAAGGGCTAGCCCAGCTGGGAAAAATCCATTTTACCATCTTTCAAGAGCTTTGTTCGCCAACCCCGAGCTCACCCGAGATTCCCTCAAGTGGGAAAGAAAACCCGTAG
- a CDS encoding rhomboid family intramembrane serine protease, giving the protein MSGIFFGIRNKRIYHKSFLGHINTGMSRWSRPGEDGPLFWIGNQPVYVTGVLIGAHSLVFVLTALGQALGFAPLLLELALSTRAVVEEGKIWQLFTYIWLHRLSYWFPLEMLMLYWFGQEVERNIGRQKYLLLYVSLAVVPALLVVAVSWLSPAWDIVISGSDTVHFALFVAFAALFPSAELLFGVNAKWFAITFVTIQSLILLAQHSLPGLLMEWSSLGIAIAFTRIPVPEISFGWIQNWFTKRLQTLRNKRQESSSKGPNESESIDAILDKIAKSGMGSLTKAEKEALERARMSLLKRNEKK; this is encoded by the coding sequence TTGTCCGGAATCTTTTTTGGGATTCGAAACAAAAGGATTTACCACAAAAGTTTCCTCGGCCACATTAATACCGGTATGTCTCGATGGTCACGACCTGGTGAGGATGGCCCCCTCTTTTGGATTGGGAATCAACCTGTCTATGTGACAGGCGTTTTGATTGGAGCCCATTCCCTTGTTTTTGTTCTCACGGCTTTGGGCCAAGCCTTAGGTTTTGCACCTCTCCTTCTGGAACTGGCATTGAGTACGCGAGCTGTCGTGGAAGAGGGTAAGATTTGGCAACTTTTTACCTACATCTGGCTACACCGGCTCTCCTACTGGTTTCCTCTCGAGATGCTCATGTTGTACTGGTTCGGTCAGGAGGTGGAACGGAATATTGGACGGCAGAAATACTTGCTTCTCTATGTAAGTCTTGCCGTCGTACCCGCTCTTTTGGTTGTTGCCGTTAGCTGGCTCAGTCCTGCCTGGGACATCGTGATCTCGGGATCTGACACGGTGCACTTTGCCCTCTTCGTTGCGTTTGCTGCCCTCTTCCCCTCCGCGGAGCTTTTGTTCGGGGTTAACGCCAAGTGGTTTGCGATCACCTTTGTGACGATCCAGTCCCTCATTCTCCTGGCTCAGCATTCCCTTCCAGGCTTGCTCATGGAGTGGTCATCTCTTGGAATAGCGATTGCCTTCACCCGGATTCCCGTCCCCGAGATTTCCTTCGGTTGGATCCAAAATTGGTTCACCAAGCGCCTGCAGACCCTTCGGAACAAACGCCAGGAATCCTCCTCGAAGGGACCCAACGAGAGTGAATCTATTGACGCCATCTTGGATAAAATTGCCAAAAGCGGTATGGGGAGCTTGACCAAGGCC